From one Vallitalea okinawensis genomic stretch:
- a CDS encoding AGE family epimerase/isomerase — MIKLREEVAKELSKHIMPFWINLKDEENGGFYGNVDYDLKVDKKGVKGGIASSRLLWSFSAAYRVTKEEKNLVCAHHAYDFLVNNVYDTVQEGLFWLLDHEGNPIDTRKHIYAQAFGIYALSEYYRVSQRTEALKLAKKLYSIIETRGYDKEKNAYLEEFNRQWIKQDNEMLSENGIIADITTNTHLHVLEAYTNLYRVWPNNELKKKLMNIIDIFYNKIFDNKTKFLKVFFDNSWNELIDLKSYGHDIEASWLLDDAIKLLRLKNDKYDQMVVDIAYNIANYAIQNDGSIINEKENNIEDYSRIWWGQAEAIVGFLNAYERTEDERFSIIIHNLWAYIQQNLIDVREGGEWFWSIEDDGQPSIRAIAEPWKTPYHNARFCLEILERVK, encoded by the coding sequence GTGATAAAACTAAGAGAAGAAGTAGCAAAAGAATTAAGTAAACACATTATGCCTTTCTGGATAAATCTAAAAGATGAAGAAAATGGTGGATTCTATGGCAATGTAGACTATGATTTGAAGGTGGATAAAAAAGGAGTAAAGGGTGGTATAGCTAGCTCCAGATTACTATGGTCTTTCTCGGCAGCATATAGAGTTACAAAAGAAGAAAAGAATTTGGTATGTGCTCATCATGCCTATGATTTTTTAGTTAACAATGTTTATGATACAGTACAAGAAGGTCTATTTTGGTTGTTAGATCATGAAGGCAATCCTATAGATACGAGGAAACATATTTATGCTCAGGCTTTTGGTATTTACGCTTTAAGTGAATATTACAGAGTAAGCCAACGGACTGAAGCATTGAAGTTAGCAAAAAAACTATACAGTATTATTGAGACTAGAGGTTATGATAAAGAAAAAAATGCTTATTTAGAAGAGTTTAATCGTCAGTGGATCAAACAAGATAATGAGATGTTGAGTGAGAATGGCATTATCGCTGACATAACAACCAATACACATCTACATGTGCTCGAAGCGTACACAAACCTTTATCGTGTATGGCCCAATAATGAACTTAAGAAAAAGTTAATGAACATCATTGATATATTTTATAATAAAATTTTTGATAATAAAACTAAATTCTTAAAGGTTTTTTTTGATAACAGTTGGAATGAATTAATTGATTTAAAATCATATGGTCACGATATTGAAGCAAGTTGGTTACTAGATGATGCCATTAAACTACTTCGGTTAAAGAATGATAAATATGATCAAATGGTTGTTGATATAGCCTATAATATAGCCAATTATGCTATTCAAAATGATGGCTCCATCATTAATGAAAAAGAAAATAATATAGAAGATTATTCAAGGATTTGGTGGGGACAGGCTGAAGCTATAGTTGGATTTTTAAATGCTTATGAACGTACTGAGGATGAAAGATTCTCTATAATCATTCATAATTTATGGGCTTATATTCAACAAAATTTAATTGATGTTAGAGAGGGTGGAGAGTGGTTCTGGTCTATTGAAGATGATGGTCAACCATCCATTAGAGCAATCGCTGAGCCATGGAAAACTCCCTATCATAATGCAAGATTTTGTTTAGAAATATTAGAAAGGGTGAAATAA
- a CDS encoding glycoside hydrolase family 130 protein — translation MIHQKYYELLENQEEFITKKNLIKDEFYNGVYNRFKNPVITRNHIPVHWRYDLCEETNPFFIERLGINAAFNPGAIYLDGKYYLVVRVEGVDRKSFFAIAESKNGMDNFRFWDYPITWENSDEDETNIYDMRLIKHEDGFIYGIYCSESKDPDVPAHDTSSAIAQAGLVRTKDLKQWERLPHIVTPSPQQRNVVLHPEFVEGKYAFYTRPQDGFISTGAGGGIAFGLCDDIMNPHITEEILMDERKYHTVYEVKNGQGPAPIKTEKGWIHIAHGVRNTADGLRYVLYTFATSLENPAKIIAKPGGYFIAPYGEERVGDVSNVVFCNGIVVNEEEEVFIYYASSDTRVHVATSTVEKLIDYTFNTPEDPGQSMDCVKQRMELIKNNNQLLAQ, via the coding sequence ATGATTCATCAAAAATACTATGAATTACTAGAAAACCAAGAAGAATTTATAACCAAGAAAAATTTAATAAAAGATGAGTTCTATAATGGTGTTTATAACCGTTTTAAAAATCCTGTTATTACACGCAATCATATTCCTGTTCATTGGAGATATGATTTATGTGAAGAAACTAATCCATTTTTTATAGAAAGATTAGGCATCAATGCAGCATTTAACCCAGGTGCCATTTATTTAGACGGTAAGTATTATCTAGTGGTAAGAGTAGAAGGGGTAGATAGAAAATCATTTTTTGCCATTGCTGAAAGTAAAAATGGAATGGATAATTTTCGTTTTTGGGATTATCCTATTACATGGGAAAATAGTGATGAAGATGAGACCAATATCTACGATATGCGTTTAATCAAGCATGAGGATGGTTTTATATACGGTATTTATTGTTCTGAGAGTAAAGACCCAGATGTACCTGCACATGATACTTCTAGTGCAATTGCGCAAGCTGGTTTAGTGAGAACAAAAGATTTAAAACAATGGGAGAGGTTACCTCATATAGTTACACCTTCGCCTCAGCAACGTAATGTGGTTCTTCATCCAGAATTTGTAGAGGGTAAGTATGCATTCTATACCCGTCCACAAGATGGCTTCATTTCTACTGGAGCTGGAGGAGGGATTGCATTTGGGCTATGTGATGATATTATGAATCCTCATATAACAGAGGAGATATTAATGGACGAAAGAAAATATCATACTGTTTATGAAGTCAAAAATGGTCAAGGTCCAGCCCCTATTAAAACAGAAAAAGGATGGATTCATATTGCACACGGCGTAAGAAATACTGCTGATGGACTGCGCTATGTCTTATATACCTTTGCAACAAGCTTAGAGAATCCTGCTAAAATCATTGCAAAGCCAGGAGGATATTTCATAGCACCCTATGGTGAGGAACGTGTTGGAGATGTATCCAATGTAGTATTTTGCAATGGTATTGTTGTTAATGAAGAAGAGGAAGTGTTTATTTACTATGCTTCCAGTGATACACGGGTTCATGTAGCTACCTCAACGGTGGAAAAATTAATTGATTATACATTTAACACCCCAGAAGATCCAGGTCAATCAATGGATTGCGTCAAACAGCGTATGGAATTAATAAAAAATAATAATCAGTTACTGGCACAGTAA